Proteins encoded within one genomic window of [Enterobacter] lignolyticus SCF1:
- a CDS encoding YifB family Mg chelatase-like AAA ATPase: MSLAIVYTRAALGVHAPLITVEVHISNGLPGLTMVGLPETTVKEARDRVRSAILTSGYEFPAKKITINLAPADLPKEGGRYDLPIAIALLTASEQLNAAKLSQYELVGELALTGALRGVTGAISSAMEAINAGRQIILAEDNASEVGLIGGADCFIAGHLQEVCGFLEGKQPLRQPEPPPHPAEAECADLSDVIGQEQGKRALEITAAGGHNLLLIGPPGTGKTMLASRLAGILPPLSNQEALESAAIQSLVHTVHIEKQWRRRPFRSPHHSASLVAMVGGGAIPAPGEISLAHNGILFLDELPEFERRVLDALREPIESGQIHISRTRAKITYPARFQLIAAMNPSPTGHYQGNHNRCTPEQTLRYLARLSGPFLDRFDLSLEIPLPPPGLLSQPPVRSEDSAAVKARVLAAQACQHRRQHKLNAALDSAGIKRCCRLRDEDSVWLEQVLVKLGLSIRGWQRLLKVSRTIADLAQAEHIGREHLQEALSYRAIERLLIHLQKRLV, encoded by the coding sequence TGAAAGAAGCAAGGGATCGGGTACGCAGCGCGATTCTCACCAGCGGCTACGAATTTCCGGCGAAGAAGATAACCATTAACCTTGCCCCCGCCGATCTGCCGAAAGAGGGAGGGCGATATGATTTACCTATCGCTATTGCGCTTCTGACGGCGTCAGAGCAGCTTAACGCCGCAAAGCTAAGCCAGTATGAGCTGGTTGGCGAACTGGCGCTTACAGGGGCCCTGCGCGGTGTTACAGGCGCCATATCCAGCGCCATGGAAGCCATCAACGCCGGCAGACAGATAATCCTCGCCGAAGACAACGCGTCGGAGGTGGGGCTTATCGGCGGTGCCGACTGCTTTATTGCCGGACATCTTCAGGAGGTATGCGGCTTTCTCGAAGGGAAACAGCCTCTTCGCCAGCCCGAGCCGCCGCCGCATCCGGCAGAGGCGGAATGCGCCGATCTCAGCGACGTTATCGGTCAGGAGCAGGGAAAGCGCGCGCTGGAGATAACCGCCGCGGGCGGGCACAATCTTTTGCTTATCGGCCCTCCCGGAACGGGGAAGACGATGCTGGCAAGCCGCCTTGCCGGGATCTTACCGCCTCTGAGCAATCAGGAGGCGCTGGAAAGCGCGGCAATACAAAGTCTGGTTCATACCGTCCATATCGAGAAACAATGGCGCAGAAGGCCGTTTCGTTCGCCACACCACAGCGCGTCGCTGGTCGCCATGGTCGGCGGAGGAGCAATTCCTGCCCCTGGGGAGATCTCGCTGGCGCATAACGGCATCTTATTTCTCGATGAGCTCCCCGAATTTGAGCGACGGGTGCTGGATGCGTTAAGAGAGCCGATTGAATCCGGCCAGATTCATATCTCGCGCACGCGGGCAAAGATAACCTACCCGGCCCGCTTTCAGCTCATCGCCGCGATGAATCCCAGCCCGACGGGACACTATCAGGGGAACCATAACCGCTGCACGCCGGAGCAAACGCTGCGCTATCTGGCGCGTTTGTCGGGGCCGTTTCTCGACCGGTTTGATTTATCGCTGGAGATCCCGCTGCCGCCGCCGGGGCTGTTGAGCCAGCCGCCGGTCAGGAGTGAAGATAGCGCCGCCGTAAAAGCCCGCGTTCTTGCCGCGCAGGCCTGCCAGCACCGCCGACAGCATAAACTTAATGCCGCGCTGGATAGCGCCGGAATTAAACGCTGCTGCCGGCTGCGTGACGAAGACAGCGTATGGCTGGAACAGGTACTGGTGAAACTGGGATTATCCATTCGGGGATGGCAGCGGCTGCTCAAAGTGTCGCGCACCATTGCGGACCTTGCGCAGGCGGAGCATATCGGACGGGAGCATTTGCAGGAAGCCCTGAGCTACCGGGCCATTGAGAGGCTGTTAATTCATCTGCAAAAACGGCTGGTGTAA
- a CDS encoding DUF413 domain-containing protein, producing the protein MAESFTTTNRFFDNKNYPRGFSRHGDFTIKEAQLLERHGYAFNELDLGKRDPATEDEKQFVAVCRGEREPVTEAERVWIKYMARIKRPKRFHTLSGGKPQMEGAEDYTESDD; encoded by the coding sequence ATGGCGGAAAGCTTTACGACGACTAATCGTTTTTTCGACAATAAAAATTATCCGCGCGGGTTCTCTCGTCATGGTGACTTCACCATCAAAGAGGCACAACTTTTAGAGCGTCATGGTTATGCTTTCAATGAGCTGGATCTGGGCAAGCGCGACCCTGCAACCGAAGATGAAAAACAGTTTGTTGCAGTGTGCCGCGGTGAGCGTGAGCCAGTAACGGAAGCGGAACGCGTGTGGATCAAATACATGGCGCGCATCAAGCGTCCGAAGCGTTTCCATACCCTGTCAGGCGGCAAGCCGCAGATGGAAGGCGCTGAGGACTACACCGAAAGCGACGATTAA
- the hdfR gene encoding HTH-type transcriptional regulator HdfR, giving the protein MEKAVDTELLKTFLEVSRTRHFGRAAEALYLTQSAVSFRIRQLENQLGVNLFTRHRNNIRLTAAGEKLLPYAETLMNTWQAARKEVSQTSQHNEFSIGASASLWECMLNSWLGQLYQAHTTMQFEARIAQRQSLVKQLHERQLDLLITTEAPKMDEFSSLLLGHFTLALYCASPSSLKADLNYLRLEWGPDFQQHETELLAADDVPMLTTSSAVLAKQQLSALEGCSWLPVSWARTQEGIHTVSDSSTLSRPLYAIWLQNSDKQTQIREILKTSIFA; this is encoded by the coding sequence GTGGAGAAGGCAGTGGATACGGAATTGTTAAAAACTTTTCTCGAAGTCAGTCGAACGCGGCACTTCGGGCGCGCTGCGGAAGCCCTGTATCTGACGCAATCAGCCGTCAGCTTTCGTATTCGTCAGCTTGAAAACCAGCTTGGCGTGAACTTATTCACCCGCCATCGCAATAATATCCGCCTGACTGCCGCCGGGGAAAAGCTCCTGCCCTATGCCGAAACCCTGATGAATACCTGGCAGGCGGCCCGTAAAGAGGTGTCGCAGACCTCGCAGCATAACGAGTTTTCAATAGGCGCCAGCGCCTCACTTTGGGAGTGTATGCTCAATAGCTGGCTTGGGCAGCTGTATCAGGCCCATACCACGATGCAGTTCGAGGCGCGCATTGCGCAGCGCCAGTCGCTGGTAAAGCAGCTGCACGAACGGCAGCTGGATCTCCTGATCACGACCGAAGCGCCCAAAATGGACGAATTCAGCAGCCTGCTGCTGGGTCATTTTACCCTGGCGCTCTACTGCGCTTCGCCATCGAGCCTGAAGGCGGACCTGAACTACCTGCGTCTGGAGTGGGGGCCTGACTTTCAGCAGCATGAAACGGAGCTGCTGGCTGCAGATGATGTGCCGATGCTGACGACCAGCTCTGCCGTACTGGCTAAGCAGCAGCTGTCCGCGTTAGAGGGATGCTCCTGGCTGCCGGTGAGCTGGGCCAGAACGCAGGAAGGGATTCATACGGTTTCTGACAGCAGCACGCTTTCGCGTCCGTTATATGCCATTTGGCTGCAAAATAGCGACAAACAGACGCAGATTCGCGAGATCCTGAAGACCAGTATTTTCGCATAG
- the murI gene encoding glutamate racemase codes for MAITLQDENTTCRAAIPSDPRPTVLVFDSGVGGLSVYDEIRHLLPDLHYIYAFDNVAFPYGEKSESFIVERVVEIVTAVQARYPLALAVIACNTASTVSLPALREKFAFPVVGVVPAIKPAARLTANGIVGLLATRGTVKRPYTRELIDRFANECRIEMLGSAELVELAEAKLHGEPVPLEELRRILRPWLRMPEPPDTVVLGCTHFPLLQEELLAVLPEGTRLVDSGAAIARRTAWLLEHEAPDAKSADANIAFCMALTAETEQLFPVLRRYGFETLEKLTV; via the coding sequence ATGGCTATCACACTGCAGGACGAGAATACAACTTGTCGGGCAGCTATACCTTCTGATCCACGTCCCACCGTGCTGGTGTTTGACTCCGGCGTCGGTGGGCTGTCGGTTTATGATGAGATCCGGCATCTCTTGCCGGATCTGCATTACATCTACGCTTTCGATAACGTCGCGTTTCCGTACGGCGAAAAAAGCGAGTCGTTCATCGTTGAACGCGTCGTTGAGATCGTCACCGCCGTTCAGGCGCGCTACCCGCTGGCGCTGGCGGTAATCGCCTGCAATACCGCAAGTACCGTCTCCCTTCCCGCGCTGCGCGAAAAGTTCGCCTTCCCGGTCGTGGGCGTTGTTCCGGCGATTAAACCGGCCGCTCGGCTGACTGCCAACGGCATTGTCGGCCTGCTGGCGACTCGCGGCACGGTAAAGCGTCCTTATACCCGCGAGCTTATCGATCGCTTTGCCAATGAGTGTCGGATAGAAATGCTGGGGTCGGCGGAGCTGGTGGAGCTGGCGGAAGCGAAGCTGCACGGCGAGCCGGTCCCGCTGGAAGAGCTGCGCCGCATTCTTCGCCCCTGGCTGCGAATGCCGGAGCCGCCGGATACCGTTGTGCTGGGCTGCACCCACTTTCCGCTATTACAGGAAGAGTTGCTCGCGGTATTGCCGGAAGGTACGCGGCTGGTGGATTCCGGCGCGGCGATTGCGCGTCGTACGGCCTGGCTGCTGGAGCATGAGGCGCCAGATGCTAAATCTGCGGATGCCAATATCGCTTTCTGTATGGCACTGACGGCGGAAACTGAACAACTTTTCCCCGTTTTACGTCGCTACGGGTTTGAAACGCTCGAAAAACTGACGGTTTAG
- the btuB gene encoding TonB-dependent vitamin B12 receptor BtuB: protein MIKKASLLTALSVTAFSGWAQDSGSDTMVVTANRVEQPINTVLAPVSVVTRQDIDRWQSTSVVDVMRRLPGVDVAQYGGLGQQSSLFIRGTNSSHVLILVNGIRLNQAGVSGSSDLSQFPISLVQRIEYIRGPRSAVYGSDAIGGVVNIITTRDRDGTTLNAGIGTYGYQSYGGSTQQTLGGNTRVTVAGDYTYTKGFDVVAEGNTGGVAQPDRDGFMSKTLYGSIEHDFSEQWGAFVRGYGYDNRTAYDGSVFTPGVLVDTRQLYSQTWDAGLRYNNDIFHSQLTSSYSHSKDYNYDPNLGRYDSTATLDDVKQYNLQWANSVEVGHGNIGAGVDWQKQSTEPGTSYVTDAYDIRNTGLYMTALQKLGDFTLEGAARSDDNSQFGQHGTWQSSAAWEFIDGYRFVASYGTAFKAPNLGQLYGFYGNENLKPEESKQWEGAFEGLTAGVTWRVSGYRNDIDNLIDYNTDLQKYYNVGQARIKGIEATASFDTGPLTHNIGYDYVDARDAKTNELLDRRAKQQVKYQLDWQVYDFDWSMTYHYLGTRYDTDYSTYPSQKVKMGGVSLWDVAVSYPITSHLTVRGKIANLFDKDYETVYGYHTAGREYNLSGSYTF from the coding sequence ATGATTAAAAAAGCTTCGCTGCTGACGGCGCTCTCCGTCACAGCGTTTTCTGGCTGGGCGCAGGACAGCGGCTCAGACACGATGGTAGTAACGGCAAATCGCGTTGAACAACCCATCAATACCGTCCTGGCCCCCGTGAGCGTGGTGACGCGTCAGGATATCGATCGCTGGCAGTCAACCTCCGTGGTTGACGTGATGCGTCGGTTACCGGGGGTCGATGTGGCGCAGTACGGCGGTCTCGGGCAGCAGTCATCCCTGTTCATCCGCGGTACTAACTCCAGCCATGTGCTGATTCTGGTCAACGGCATTCGCCTGAACCAGGCGGGCGTAAGCGGATCTTCCGATTTAAGCCAGTTCCCGATTTCTCTGGTGCAGCGTATCGAATACATCCGTGGGCCGCGCTCAGCGGTGTATGGCTCTGACGCGATTGGCGGCGTCGTCAATATTATTACGACCCGCGATCGGGACGGCACGACGTTAAACGCGGGCATCGGGACATACGGCTATCAGAGCTACGGCGGCAGCACGCAGCAGACGCTGGGCGGCAATACGCGCGTGACCGTGGCCGGGGATTACACCTACACCAAAGGGTTTGACGTGGTGGCGGAAGGGAATACCGGCGGGGTCGCCCAGCCGGATCGCGACGGCTTCATGAGCAAAACGCTGTATGGCTCCATTGAGCATGATTTTTCCGAACAGTGGGGCGCGTTTGTGCGCGGCTACGGCTACGACAACCGTACGGCGTACGATGGCAGCGTCTTTACGCCGGGCGTTCTGGTGGATACCCGTCAGCTGTACAGCCAGACCTGGGATGCGGGCCTGCGCTATAACAACGATATTTTCCATTCGCAGCTGACCTCCAGCTATAGCCATAGCAAAGATTACAACTATGACCCGAACCTGGGGCGCTACGACTCCACGGCGACGCTCGATGACGTCAAACAGTACAACCTGCAGTGGGCGAACTCGGTAGAGGTTGGCCACGGCAACATCGGCGCGGGCGTGGACTGGCAGAAGCAGAGCACGGAGCCTGGCACGAGCTATGTGACCGACGCCTATGATATCCGTAATACCGGCCTGTACATGACGGCGCTGCAAAAGCTGGGGGATTTCACCCTGGAGGGCGCAGCCCGCAGCGATGACAACTCGCAGTTCGGCCAGCACGGTACGTGGCAGAGCAGCGCCGCCTGGGAGTTTATCGACGGCTACCGTTTTGTCGCCTCCTATGGCACGGCCTTTAAAGCGCCGAACCTGGGGCAGCTGTACGGCTTCTACGGCAACGAGAATCTGAAGCCGGAGGAGAGCAAGCAGTGGGAAGGCGCGTTTGAGGGGCTGACGGCGGGCGTGACCTGGCGTGTGTCGGGTTATCGTAACGACATCGATAATCTGATCGACTACAATACCGACCTGCAGAAGTACTACAACGTCGGTCAGGCGCGCATTAAAGGTATTGAAGCCACCGCGTCGTTTGATACCGGCCCGCTGACGCATAATATTGGCTATGATTATGTCGATGCGCGCGATGCGAAGACGAACGAACTGCTCGATCGCCGGGCGAAGCAGCAGGTGAAATACCAGCTCGACTGGCAGGTGTATGACTTCGACTGGAGCATGACTTACCACTACCTGGGCACGCGCTATGATACGGATTACAGTACTTATCCGAGCCAAAAGGTAAAAATGGGCGGCGTCAGCCTGTGGGATGTGGCGGTGTCATATCCGATCACCTCTCACCTGACAGTTCGTGGTAAAATCGCCAACCTGTTCGATAAAGACTACGAGACAGTTTATGGCTATCACACTGCAGGACGAGAATACAACTTGTCGGGCAGCTATACCTTCTGA
- the trmA gene encoding tRNA (uridine(54)-C5)-methyltransferase TrmA encodes MTPEHLPTEQYEAQLAEKVVRLQSMMTPFAAPVPEVFRSPVSHYRMRAEFRLWHEGDDLYHIIFDQATKQRIRVDSFPAASQLINVLMKAVIAGVKDEPVLRHKLFQVDYLTTMSNQAIVSLLYHKALGDEWQSAATRLRDALRAANLNVQLIGRATKTKIALDRDYIDERLPVGGREMIYRQVENSFTQPNAAMNIQMLEWAQDVTTGATGDLLELYCGNGNFSLALARNFTRVLATEIAKPSVASAQYNIAANHIDNVQIIRMSAEEFTQAMNGVRQFNRLQGIDLQSYQCETIFVDPPRSGLDGETEKMVQAYPRILYISCNPETLCKNLETLSQTHRVERLALFDQFPYTHHMECGVLLTRKG; translated from the coding sequence ATGACCCCCGAACACCTCCCGACAGAGCAGTACGAAGCGCAGCTGGCGGAAAAAGTCGTCCGCCTGCAAAGCATGATGACGCCTTTTGCCGCGCCCGTTCCTGAGGTGTTCCGCTCACCGGTCAGCCACTACCGCATGCGTGCGGAATTTCGTCTCTGGCACGAGGGCGACGACCTTTACCACATCATCTTCGACCAGGCGACCAAACAGCGCATCCGCGTCGACAGCTTTCCGGCCGCCAGCCAGCTGATTAACGTGCTGATGAAGGCGGTGATTGCCGGGGTCAAAGACGAGCCGGTGCTGCGTCACAAGCTGTTTCAGGTGGATTATCTCACCACGATGAGCAATCAGGCGATTGTCTCCCTGCTCTATCACAAAGCGCTGGGCGACGAATGGCAGTCCGCCGCCACGCGCCTGCGCGATGCGCTGCGGGCCGCAAACCTCAACGTCCAGCTGATTGGCCGCGCGACGAAGACCAAAATCGCTCTCGATCGGGACTACATCGACGAGCGGCTGCCGGTCGGTGGGCGCGAAATGATCTATCGCCAGGTGGAAAACAGCTTCACCCAGCCGAATGCCGCCATGAATATTCAGATGCTGGAGTGGGCGCAGGACGTCACCACGGGCGCCACGGGCGACCTGCTGGAGCTGTACTGCGGTAACGGCAACTTTTCCCTGGCGCTGGCGCGTAACTTTACCCGCGTGCTGGCGACCGAAATCGCCAAGCCGTCGGTGGCCTCCGCGCAGTACAACATCGCGGCGAACCATATTGATAACGTGCAAATTATTCGCATGTCGGCAGAAGAGTTCACCCAGGCGATGAACGGCGTACGGCAGTTCAACCGCCTGCAGGGCATCGATTTGCAAAGCTACCAGTGCGAGACGATTTTCGTCGACCCGCCACGCAGCGGGCTGGACGGCGAAACGGAAAAAATGGTGCAGGCCTACCCGCGTATCCTGTACATCTCCTGCAACCCGGAAACGCTGTGCAAAAACCTCGAAACGCTGAGCCAGACGCACAGGGTTGAACGCCTCGCGCTGTTCGATCAGTTCCCGTACACGCATCACATGGAGTGCGGCGTGCTGCTCACGCGCAAAGGGTAA
- a CDS encoding CHAD domain-containing protein: MKQKRHLHATELPAPTDDTTATLTGLALTPRNAKDVALRADQSAERAARDVLRECLAQIAANISVVLQSDDPEGPHQLRIGLRRLRSVFSVFRPVLRCREMQRLGDEARWLGQEVGSLRDLDVIAGDLVARERQRHPEEPCFQALAERLQALAHEQREHLRQILVDERVPHFLADVDRFIEQRGWLDPFDIGQTRRLAMPVRELARYALDKRWQKVLLHADRLASLTREERHELRKDLKKLRYPAEVFASLYPVKRTAPFLDTLKKLQTVFGDLNDAATLKTLFTETALSRAADMATQRAMGWMIGASLTQAESGWAGVMPVWQRLEQQRRFWRRR, from the coding sequence ATGAAGCAAAAGCGTCACCTCCATGCCACTGAGCTACCTGCCCCCACCGACGACACGACGGCAACCCTGACCGGGCTGGCGCTAACACCCCGCAATGCAAAAGACGTCGCGCTCCGCGCAGACCAGAGCGCAGAGCGGGCGGCACGCGACGTACTGCGTGAATGCCTTGCCCAGATCGCCGCGAATATTTCCGTTGTGCTCCAGAGCGACGATCCCGAAGGGCCGCACCAGCTGCGCATCGGCCTGCGCCGCCTGCGCAGCGTTTTTTCCGTTTTTCGCCCTGTACTACGATGCCGGGAAATGCAGCGCCTCGGCGATGAAGCGCGCTGGCTCGGTCAGGAGGTCGGAAGCCTCAGGGATCTTGACGTCATCGCCGGCGACCTGGTGGCGCGGGAGCGCCAGCGGCATCCCGAAGAACCTTGTTTTCAGGCGCTTGCCGAACGTCTGCAGGCGCTGGCGCACGAACAGCGCGAGCATCTGCGCCAGATACTGGTCGACGAGCGCGTCCCGCACTTTCTCGCCGACGTTGACCGCTTCATTGAACAGCGCGGCTGGCTTGACCCGTTCGACATCGGGCAAACCCGGCGGCTGGCGATGCCGGTCAGGGAGCTTGCGAGGTACGCGCTGGACAAACGCTGGCAAAAGGTCCTCCTCCACGCCGACCGGCTCGCGTCGCTGACCCGGGAAGAGCGCCACGAGCTGCGCAAAGATCTCAAGAAGCTGCGCTATCCCGCCGAGGTTTTCGCCTCCCTGTATCCCGTCAAACGCACAGCGCCCTTTCTCGACACCCTGAAAAAGCTGCAAACCGTCTTTGGCGATCTCAACGATGCGGCGACCCTGAAAACCCTGTTTACGGAAACCGCGCTCTCCCGGGCGGCGGATATGGCCACACAGCGGGCGATGGGCTGGATGATTGGCGCAAGCCTGACGCAGGCGGAATCAGGATGGGCAGGCGTAATGCCTGTCTGGCAGAGGCTTGAACAACAGCGGCGCTTCTGGCGGCGCAGATAG
- a CDS encoding YijD family membrane protein, whose amino-acid sequence MKQSGQDRGTLLLALIAGLTINGTFAALFSSIVPFSVFPIIALVLTVYCLHQRYQNRTMPVGLPGLAAACFILGILLYSTVVRAEYPDIGSNFFPAVLSVAMVFWIAYRMRNRKNEMPE is encoded by the coding sequence ATGAAACAGTCAGGTCAAGATAGAGGTACGCTGTTGCTGGCGCTTATCGCTGGTTTAACCATTAATGGCACGTTTGCGGCACTGTTCAGCTCGATTGTGCCATTCTCCGTTTTCCCCATTATCGCGCTGGTGTTGACGGTGTACTGTCTGCATCAACGCTACCAGAACCGCACGATGCCGGTAGGTTTACCGGGGCTTGCCGCGGCATGCTTTATCCTCGGCATTCTGCTCTACAGCACCGTGGTGCGGGCGGAATACCCGGATATCGGCTCCAACTTCTTCCCGGCGGTGCTGTCCGTGGCGATGGTGTTCTGGATTGCGTACCGCATGCGTAACCGGAAAAACGAGATGCCGGAGTAA
- the fabR gene encoding HTH-type transcriptional repressor FabR, giving the protein MMGVRAQQKEKTRRSLVEAAFSQLSAERSFASLSLREVAREAGIAPTSFYRHFRDVDELGLTMVDESGLMLRQLMRQARQRIAKGGSVIRTSVSTFMEFIGNNPNAFRLLLRERSGTSAAFRAAVAREIQHFIAELADYLEIENHMPRAFTEAQAEAMVTIVFSAGAEALDIGPEQRRQLEERLVLQLRMISKGAYYWYRREQEKMTHHSE; this is encoded by the coding sequence GTGATGGGCGTAAGAGCGCAACAAAAAGAAAAGACCCGGCGTTCGCTGGTGGAAGCGGCATTCAGTCAGCTGAGCGCGGAACGCAGCTTTGCAAGCCTGAGTCTGCGCGAGGTAGCGCGCGAGGCGGGTATTGCGCCGACCTCCTTTTATCGCCATTTCCGCGATGTGGATGAGCTGGGGCTGACCATGGTGGACGAGAGCGGCCTGATGCTTCGTCAGCTGATGCGTCAGGCGCGTCAGCGTATCGCCAAAGGCGGCAGCGTTATTCGCACCTCGGTGTCTACCTTTATGGAGTTCATCGGCAACAATCCGAACGCCTTTCGTCTGCTGCTGCGGGAGCGTTCCGGAACGTCTGCGGCGTTTCGTGCCGCCGTCGCCCGCGAAATTCAGCATTTTATTGCGGAACTTGCCGACTATCTTGAAATCGAAAACCATATGCCGCGCGCTTTCACGGAAGCGCAAGCCGAAGCCATGGTTACCATTGTCTTCAGCGCAGGCGCAGAGGCGCTGGATATCGGCCCTGAACAGCGCCGGCAGCTGGAAGAACGGCTGGTGCTGCAGCTGCGGATGATCTCCAAAGGCGCCTATTACTGGTACCGCCGTGAACAAGAGAAAATGACACATCACTCCGAGTAA
- the sthA gene encoding Si-specific NAD(P)(+) transhydrogenase — protein MAHSWDYDAIVIGSGPGGEGAAMGLVKQGARIAVIERYHNVGGGCTHWGTIPSKALRHAVSRIIEFNQNPLYSDHSRLLRSSFADILNHADSVINQQTRMRQGFYERNHCDILQGNARFVDEHTIALECHDGSVETLTADKFVIACGSRPYHPVDVDFTHPRIYDSDSILSLHHEPRHVIIYGAGVIGCEYASIFRGMEVKVDLINTRDRLLAFLDQEMSDSLSYHFWNSGVVIRHNEEYEKIEGMDDGVIMHLKSGKKLKADCLLYANGRTGNTDSLALENISLQTDSRGQLKVNSMYQTAIPHIYAVGDVIGYPSLASAAYDQGRIAAQAMIKGEATAHLIEDIPTGIYTIPEISSVGKTEQQLTAMKVPYEVGRAQFKHLARAQIVGMNVGTLKILFHRETKEILGIHCFGERAAEIIHIGQAIMEQKGGGNTIEYFVNTTFNYPTMAEAYRVAALNGLNRLF, from the coding sequence ATGGCACATTCCTGGGATTATGATGCAATTGTGATCGGTTCAGGCCCGGGCGGCGAAGGCGCTGCGATGGGGCTGGTGAAACAGGGAGCGCGGATAGCCGTTATTGAGCGCTACCACAACGTCGGAGGCGGTTGCACCCACTGGGGCACTATCCCGTCGAAAGCCCTCCGCCACGCCGTTAGCCGTATTATTGAATTCAACCAAAACCCACTCTACAGCGACCACTCCCGTCTTCTTCGTTCCTCTTTCGCCGATATCCTGAACCACGCCGACAGCGTCATTAACCAGCAAACGCGCATGCGCCAGGGTTTCTACGAGCGCAACCACTGCGACATTCTGCAGGGTAACGCGCGCTTCGTGGATGAACATACCATCGCGCTGGAGTGCCACGACGGCTCGGTCGAAACGCTGACCGCCGACAAGTTCGTCATCGCCTGCGGATCGCGCCCCTACCACCCGGTCGATGTCGATTTCACCCATCCGCGTATTTACGACAGCGACTCTATCCTCAGCCTGCACCACGAACCGCGCCACGTGATCATCTACGGCGCCGGGGTGATCGGCTGTGAATATGCGTCGATCTTCCGTGGGATGGAGGTCAAGGTGGATCTGATCAACACCCGCGATCGCCTGCTGGCGTTTCTCGATCAGGAAATGTCAGACTCGCTCTCCTACCACTTCTGGAACAGCGGCGTGGTGATTCGCCACAACGAAGAGTACGAGAAGATTGAGGGTATGGACGACGGCGTGATCATGCACCTCAAGTCCGGCAAAAAGCTGAAGGCCGACTGCCTGCTGTACGCCAACGGCCGTACCGGCAACACCGATAGCCTGGCGCTGGAAAACATCAGTCTGCAGACCGACAGCCGCGGGCAGCTGAAAGTGAACAGCATGTACCAGACGGCCATCCCGCATATTTATGCCGTGGGCGACGTCATCGGCTACCCGAGCCTGGCCTCGGCGGCCTATGACCAGGGTCGTATCGCCGCGCAGGCAATGATCAAAGGCGAAGCGACGGCTCACCTGATTGAAGATATTCCGACCGGGATTTACACCATTCCGGAAATCAGCTCCGTGGGGAAAACCGAGCAGCAGCTGACAGCCATGAAGGTGCCGTACGAGGTGGGTCGCGCGCAGTTTAAACACCTGGCGCGGGCGCAGATCGTCGGAATGAACGTGGGCACGCTGAAGATCCTGTTCCATCGGGAAACAAAAGAGATCCTCGGCATCCACTGCTTTGGCGAGCGCGCCGCCGAAATCATTCACATCGGCCAGGCTATCATGGAGCAAAAAGGTGGTGGTAACACCATTGAGTACTTCGTTAACACCACCTTCAACTACCCCACGATGGCGGAAGCCTACCGTGTGGCCGCGTTAAACGGCTTAAACCGCCTGTTTTAA